The genomic segment CTCCGGCGTGCATCGGGAGAGCCTGGTCGTGGGCGACTTCCTGTTCTGGCGCGTGTACGTGCAGGCGGGCCAGAAGTTGTCGGTCAAGGGTTCCGTCGACATCCCGGCCGACTTCCCGCACAAGCAGGGCCCGCGCTTCGTCGTCAACCTCTACAACCCGCTGCGCGAGGCCATCCCGAACACCGCCGCCCCGCCGATGCAGCTCACGCCCCGCACCACGCACTTGGAGGTGTCCTCGGGGGCGTGGACCGTGGGCGACGGCAAGAAGTACGAGAACTTCGACGGGACGAAGGGCTCGGTCAAGGAGTTCAAGGACGACCGCTACGCCCTGCGCGGGGCCTACTACATCCAGGTCTCGATCTCGGGTGCCCAGGGACCCCAGCGCGGCGTCGTGGTCCCCATCACGCTCGAGGTATCCGTCGAGGGCGCGCCCCTTCAACGCCCGGATCAGCCGATCGACCCCGAGAACGAAGGACGGACCCGAACGGAGGCGCCACCGCCCACCCGGACCCGAACAGGCGCCGCCGGCGCGTCCGCGCGTGGAGCGGGCCGGACCGCCGACGACGACACGTCGTCCACGGCCACCGACTGGGGCGTCGCGCTGGGCGGAACCGTCGCCGCGTTCCTGGCCGCCGGCGCCGGGGCCTACGCGCTGCGCCGCCGGTCCGCCGCGCCCGCCCCGACACCCGTCTCGCCGTGGGGCGCCCACGCGAGGCCGGCCCCGCCCCCGCGCCCGCCCGGCCCCCCGCCCGGAGCGGACTGAACCGCACCGAACCTCCGGGCTACCGGCAGATTTACCCAGACGTGGTAACCGCCCCGTCCTTTTGTCCCGGCGGGCCCTTGGCGACGATGGGCTCCGTTGTTCCGGACGCCGATCGAACGGGTCCGAGGCGGCAGGCGACGGGACGGGGGTCCCGCAACACGGGTACCCGGACCCTGTCGGCGTCCTGCCGAGGCCGATGAAGGGGTCACTGTGCTCAAGCTGGGTATCGAAGAGGAGTTCCACGTCGTCGACTTGACCACCAAGCAGGTGGTGCCGTCGGCTCGCGGACTTCTGGACCGACTTCCGATCGGCGCCTTCGTCGGGGACCGGGACACCGCTTCGACGATCCGGCTGGTAGGTTCCGCGCACCACGAACTCGGGGACTTGCGCGGCGAGTTGGTCGCCCTTCGGGGCATCCTGGTCCAGCGTGCCGCAGGCCTGCACCTGGGTGCGCTGGCAAGCGGAACCGCGCCCCTGCCCGGCCGGGACGAGCCGGCCGCGGCGGAGCCCACCGGCGGCCGGCTCACCTGCGGCATGTTCGTCCGCGTCGAGGCCGAGGACGACGAGGTGGCGGCTCGGGCGATCGCGTGGATCATGCCGCACGTACCCACGCTGTTGGCGCTGTCGTCGAGTTCGCCGTACTGGGCCGGCCGCGACACCGGTCATGCCAGCTGGCGCCGGCACCGCCTGGACGCCTCGGCCCCGGCGCAGGCGGTGGGCGGCGCCGGCGCTTCCCCCCGGAAGGCGTTCCACCCGCCACTGCGCCTGTCGCCGCACGCGCCCATGCTCGAACTCCGCGTCTGTGACGCCATCGCCGACGTCGAGGCGACCGTCGCGATCGCGGCCCTGTTCCGCGCGCTCTACCGCCACGCCTCCCGTGCCGTCGTCGCGCACCGGACGCCGCCCGCAGGCTCGCCGACGATCGCCCGGCAGGCGATGCGGCACGCGGCGCGCTCCGGGCTCGCGCACGACCTGATCGACCCCGTGGCCGCAGTGACACGTCCTGCGGCCACGGTGGTCCGTGCCCTGGTGGCCGAAATGGCCCCGTACCTGCGCGAGACCGACGACCTCGACCGGGTCGAGACCGCGATCGAGCGGGTGCTCACGGAAGGCACCGGGGCCGCGCGGCAGCGCGGCGCCGCGCGAGCCGGTGGCCCGAGCGCCGCCGTGGACCGGGAGTTGGCCCGCACCATGGCCTGCGTGGCCGTCACCGACACCGCCCCGGCACCCACCGCCCGGCTCACCGCGCACGGTTGACGAACTCTCCTTATTACCATGCGGTTTACCCGTCGCTGATGCCCGTCGCGGCCTGTTGTCGATCGGTCCCCCGGCGCAGCATTCCACCATGTCTCAGAAAACGCGGCAGCCCGCCCGAGAACGCGAATCCAAGGTCACCACGGGCGGGCGCGTCAGACGCCCCGGCCTGCTCGTGGGGGTGGAGGGACTGGAGGCGTACGAGGTGAGTTCGGCGCTGCTGCGGTCGATCATCTCGCCCCCGCGCATCTTCGTCGGATCCACCCGTGAACCGAACGCCCGGCCGGACTTCGCCACCTTGATGGCACTGGCCGAGGCGGTCGGAGGCGACCCGTACATCAGGGGCGGACGGTCCGCCTCGGAGACGCTGACCCTGATCGCGATGCAGACCCACCGCTACGAATCCGCCCGGCTGTTCCTGGCCGCCGGGCGCACGGTCGTCGAGCAGCGGGGCATCTACACGGCGGCTGTGGAGGACGCGGTCACCCGGCACCCCGACGACGTCGACCGAGCGCACCGCAGCGCGCGCCGGTTCCTGGCGACCGTCGCCGAATGGCGACCGCTCCCCGACGTCGTCCTGATCAATGTGGACGAACCGGAAGCCGTCGTCGAGCGGTTGCGCGCGCAGGACCACGAAAAGCTGCTCGACCCGGCGCAACTCCACCACAAGGCCGTCCTGTTCGAGCGCCTGGCGACCGACGACGCGGCTCGGTTCCGGGTCTTCGACCGACGCGAGTCGACCGACACCGCGTCCACCGAGGCCGCGGTACGGGATTGGGTGGGCCGGGTGTTGCCGGAAGGCGTCGGAGCCCGGTCGGCCTGACGGCGCACGACGGGGACGGCGGACGGCGGCTACCCGCGCGTATACCCGTCCCGGGTGATCGACTCGCCCTTCCTCGGACACACCCGCGGCGCGAACCTGCCCCCGGACTCCCTCCGCCCGTGGATCGAGTCGTCACCCCTCACCCAATCCGGGGAGCAGCACAGTGCAACGAAGTCACACCGACACGACGGCCCGACCAAGCGTGCCCGGCAGATTCGTCACGGGCCTGGGCGCCGGCGCCGTGGCGCTGGTCGCGAGCGTGGCCGGCGCCGGAACCGCCCACGCGACCGAAGACGACGCCAAGGCGTGCGGGACGGTCGCCATCGAATGGTCCGTCGACGACGGCAAGACCTGGTCCAAGGCGGGCCTGTTGGGGTCCCTCGCCACCAAGGTGAGCGTGCGGATCGCCGGCAACGTGCCGAAGTCCTGCACGTACAAGGTCACCCTCGCCGCGTACAGCGCGGAGGGCCCCACCTGGAAGACCTCGGGGGTGCAGCGCTATCTCGGATCCCGCACGGTGTCCCTCACCGGTGCGCACCGCGGCGCCGCTCTCGACATCGCCCGCCACGCACCGCCGTGCTTCGGCCAGATCGACCTGTACGGCAACGACAAGGTCTTCGACGGGAAGGCCAATCCGCTGCCGCGCTATCCGGACGCGAAGTTCCCCACCGACCTGATCGCGGGTTGGAACGGCGGCAAGGAATGCGCGCCGTCGTCGCCGAAGCCGTCGACCAAACCGCCGACGTCGGCGCCGCCGTCCAGCACGGCTCCGCCGACCACCGCCGTGCCCAGTGCCGGCCCGTCGACCTCGAAGCCGAGCCCCTCGACCTCCGCCTCCGCGACGTCGAAGCCCCCCTCCACCTCGCCCTCGGCGTCGGCGTCGGCCTCGACGCCTCCCGACGACCAGCGCACTCCGCCCGCCTCGGGCGATGCGCCGGGCCAACTGGCTCACACCGGCGCGAATGACGGCGTGCTCCGGATCGCCGGCGCGTCCGCGGCGGTGCTCGTCTCCGGGGTCGGCGCACTTTTGCTGATCGGCCGTCGCCCCCACCGGCGCGACCCCCGCCGGCCGGGCGCCGCGGGCTGATCGCCCGACCCCGGACCTCCCGGGCCCTTGGGCCGGTCCGCCCGCGAACGGGCGGCCCGCTCGGGGCCCGACATCCCGAACACGCGGATCGCCCGACGCTCCTCGCACCCCGGGGGACGTTGCCCTAGGCTCCCGACGTCGCACCGCGCCGGTGTCCCTTTCGGGGCCGGGCCGTGATGTGTCGTGGCCCGTTCACGGGCCCCTGCCGATCGCGGGTAAGTCGACTTCGGTTGCCTCGAAGTACCGTGGAGGGCTTCTTGCGATTTCGTTCGCTCAAATTCGTGTTGCCCGCGTTCCTGTTGGTCGGCGGTGCCGTCACCTTCGGGGTCGCGTCGGGGAACTCGGACAACTCCAAGGCCACGGTGCCCACCACCGAGAACGCCTATGTGAGCCAGGTGGCTCCGGCCAGGACCCACGACTCGCAGACCTGGTTGTCGGTGTGTCCGGAGACCTGCGAGGGGGTCGCGCGCTCCGAGCGTCGCGCCTTCCTTCGGTTCACCGTCGCGGGCGTGCCCGCCGGCGCCCGGGATGTGCGGCTCGATCTGGACCTGTACTCGGCCCGGACCACCGACACTTCCGTACAGGTGCACAAGGTCACCGGTTCCTGGTCGGCGAAGACGCTGACCTGGAACCGGCAGCCGGCGTTCGGGGACGAGGTGGGCTCGCGCGACGGGTTCGCCGCGGGGCAGGTCGGATCCATCGACGTGTCCTCGGCGTTCACCGGCAACGGTTCGTACGCCTTCGCGCTGACCGCGGCCAAGGGTGCGCAGGGCGTCTTCCAGTCCACGCGCGCGGGAGCCGCCCAGGCTCCCCGGCTCTCGGTCCGCTGGACCGATCCGTCCACCCCCACCACCGGGGCGCTGCCCTTCGAGATGCCGTCCACGGCGGCACTGCGCGCGAGCGAGAAGAAGGTGTACGCGCACTACTTCACCCCCTACCCCGCCTCCCTCGACAACAAGGAGCCGAATCAGGACTACTACCAGCGCAATTACCTCGACCCGGCGGGCGAGAGCGGCAAGCACGCCGCCTACGGAGGTCTGCTGCGGGATCGGCCGGTGCCGCGTGCGCCGCTGTCCGGGGATTGGCAACTCGCGGACATGCGGCGGGAGATCCGGGATGCGACCGCGGCCGGTGTGGACGGCTTCACCGTCGACGTACTGAACACCACCGGTGCGCACTGGAGCAGGCTCAAGACGCTGATCAAGGCGGCCGAGAGCACCGATCCCGGCTTCACGATCGTGCCGATGCCGGACATGACCTCGCTCAAGGACGTCACTCCCGCCGGTCTGGCCACGGCGATGGCCGATCTGGCGTCCTCTGCCTCCGTCCGGCGTCTCGCGGACGGTCGGGTGGTGATCTCCCCCTTCAAGGCGGAGCAGCAGACACCGCAGTGGTGGGGGCAGTTCATCACCGCGATGGAGAAGTCCCATCGGATCGAGGTGGCCTTGGTCCCGGTGTTCCTGAACTTCTCGGCGAACGCCGACAAGTACGCCTCGGTCAGCTACGGGTTCTCCAGTTGGGGCAATCGCAGTCCCAACCGCCAGGGCAACATCCGGTCGGACATCGCCAAGGCGCACAGCCTCGGCAAGATCTGGATGCAGCCGGTCGCGGTGCAGGACGAGCGTCCCAACCAGGGGATCTACGACGAGGCGAACAACACCGAGAACCTGCGGGTCTCCTGGGACAACACCATCTCCGGCGGCGCCGACTGGGTGCAACTGACCACCTGGAACGACTACTCCGAGGGCACGCAGTTCGCGCCCTCGGCCAACTCGGGGCACACCTGGGTCGACATCTCGGACTACTACCTGGTCCGGCTCAAGACCGGGGCGTGGCCCGCGATCACCCGGGACACGGCGTATCTCACGCATCGCGTCCAGTTCGCGGCGGCCCGGCCGACGGGCGGTCAGACGAAGTTGATGACCCCCAGGGCGGGGACCAACCCGCCCAGGGACTCGGTGGAGGTGCTCACGTTCCTCGTCGCCCCGGCGACGGTGAACGCGACGATCGGCGGCGCCGGCCAGAGCTACCAGGCCGCCGCCGGTGTGCAGGCGAGGCTGTTCCCGCTCGCCTACGGCACCAACTCGGCGTCGATCGCGCGCGGAGCGGCCACGGTCGCGACGGTCTCCTCCGCACACGTGGTGCGCAAGGACTTCGCCGCGCAGGATCTCGGCTACCGAGGCACGAGCAGCGGCCGGCCCGACGCCGGCTGACGCGTCACGGCAGGAAGTACGACCGGCGGGGCCGGGCCCGAACAGGCCCGGCCCCGTCGCCTGTTCGGCACACTCTCGGCTCGGCGTCGGGACCATCGCACGCTGCGCGCTCCGACCTCGGTCCGGTTCACGACACACAAACACGACGGCCCGGATGCGCGATGGGGGTCGCGCATCCGGGCCGTCGTGGACTCGCACGGGATCGGACGGGGGTGAGACTCCGAACGCCGTACGGGTACGGGCGGTGCGGGCTCGGGCAACGAGTGCCGGGAGGGTACGTCTCCCCCGCGCCGTTGAGGGGGAACGCCCGGCCGTCGTCCGAGCCCGCGCCGCTCAGTTCCCTGAAGCCGCCTCGGCGGACGTCGGGTGGTCGGCCGACCGGTCGCAGAACTCGACCGACCGCTGCACGCTCTGCGGAGGCTTCGTGCCGCCGGTGCGAGTACCGCCTCGGGTGCCGCCACCGCGACCTCCGCGGCCTCCACCCATGGACGAAGCAGAGCAAATCATGTCGGATTTCCTTCCGTTCCCGAAGGATGGCGAGGGTTGGTTCGGGAGAACCGTGGGTTCTCGTCGAAGGCGAGCACCCGCTGCAGTCGGGGTCGGGCTCTTCGATGCGACCAGCCTGCGCCATGTCGCGCATCGGGCCAAGTGCCCACAGGCTGAAGGAATATGGCGTGAAGGACAAGCGGCTCTGGCGCTTGCGGACCGGGGTGGGCACCGGCCGGCGCCGGGCCCGTCAGTCCAACAGGCGCAGCTCTTCCAACCAACGCCGCGCGGCCTTTGTCACCGGGTCGTCGGCGCCGCGTGCCCGTACCTGGGCCCGGAGCACCGAGGGACCGACGTCGAGCCTGGCTCGCAGCCGCGCCACGCGCCGCCAACTGGTATACGCGTTGTCCGCGAGGTGCCGGAGCGCCGTATCCGACTCGGCGTCCGCCTCCGGTTCGAGGACCAGGTCCGCGTATATCCTCGCGGCCAGTTCGGGCTCCCCGGTCAGGGCGGCGACGTAGGCGCGCACTTCCCGGGCGCCCCGTGGGGGACGGGGATCGTCCGCGGTGAGCTGCACGGCACGGGTGCGCGCCTCGGTCCAGTCCTCGGCTTCCACCGCGGCTCGGATCCGCACGAGCAGGGCGTGTCGGCGCTCGGCGGCGGAGGCGTCGGGGATCGGTTCGGGGACGGGCTCGACGCCGGTCGTGTGCGGGCTCTCGACCGTCTCGACCTCCACCGGCGCGGCGTCGGGTCGGCCGGCGGCCGGCCGGCCGGGCGGTCCCTCGACGAGCACCGGTCGCGGTGGACGGGGCGGGGTGTCCGGGGCCGGATGCGCGTCCACGGCCGTCACCTCGCCGTTCCCGTCGACGATCAGCGGCCATCGGGTGCCGTCCGCCTCGACGGCCACGGCCCGCACCGCCCGGCCAAGGCTCAGCGCCTCGACCGAGACCCGACGAATCGCCTCCGTGCGGGCGAACTCCACCGGCGCGGGCACGAGTACACCGTCCACCACCGTCTCGCCCCGCGCGGTCGTCTCGATCACGATCACCGGTAGGGCCGGCACCGAAGCCGGGTCGATCATGTGCGCCTCCCGTGGATTGTCGACGCGCGCCGCGCCCGCGTCGTCCGGTCTCGATCGAGACCTCCCTGCGCGTGCGACGGCGCGAGTCGGCGATCGCGCATCGGGGACACCATAGGGCCATCCACACCGATGGACGCGTATTTCCGTGCCGAAATCGGAATGCCGCCGATGAGTGCCGGCCGCGCACAATGGATATTCGTCCGGTGTCCTTGACGTCGGGATCCGCCCTTTGCTTCACTGAGGCGGGCGAATGGATCGGTAATGCGGCGCCGTCCCTGTCCCCCCGGGCCCGGAGACCGGATCACCCGGCCCGCGACAGCCTGCGTCCACGGAGAGCGACGCCCACGAGCGGGCGCGTCGGGGTCGCATCGCTGGGCAATCAGTCCGGTTCCTTCCGTTTTGCCCCCTCTCTTCATCCGTTTCGACACCGGTACAGGCCACCCACCGTCACCCGGGGCCATGCCCCCGGGAACCACTCCCCTTTTTCCCGAAGCATTTCGAATCGGCGATCACGGCAGATGCCGGACCGCCGCCTCGAATATCGAAATCCCGACCGCGCGGCGGAAGTCGGAAACCCGCTTTCCGTCACCTGGCAACCACCCATTACTCGAACACGCCGATCAGACCGCCTCCTCGAGTTCGGTCGTCGGCGCCTCGTCCTCTCCGGGCGCCGATCGGATCGACTCGTCGGCGCGCACGAAAGGGCCCTCCAGGCCGCGCCCGGCGAGCACGAACGCGTCCAGGGCGGCCTTCAGGAGCGGGTTGTGGTTGGCGGTGCGATACAGCGCGGACACCCGGCGGTGCGACGGGGTCTGCGCCAGAGGTACGGCGACCATGCCTTCGCGGGGCTGGTAGGCCAGGCCGGGCACGATGGCCACCCCCGCGCCGGCCGCGACCAGGCCCTGGACCACGTCGTAGTCGTTGCTCCGGAAGGCCACCCTGGGGGCGAACATGTGCGCCGCGCAGATCCGGAACAGGCTGGTGGCGCCCGCGGTTCCCGGCCTGCTGGCCACCCACCGCTCGTCGGCCAGGGCGGCGAGGTCGATGCCGTCGGCATGGCGCAGCGCGTGATGCCCGGTCGGTACCAGCACGACCAAGGTCTCCTCGATCAGCGGGAACGCCGTGAGTTCGACGGGCCACACCCGGGGCACCAGGTCGTAGGCGAAGACCAGGGTCAGGTCCAGGTCGCCCTTTTGCACCTGCGGCAGCAGGTCGTCGGGCTCGGCCTCGTCGAGCAGGATCTCCGCGCCGGGATGCGAACGGGTCAACTCCGCCACCGCCGAGGGGACCAGGCGTTCCCCGGCGGTGGGGAAGGTGCCCAGGCGCAGGCGCCCGCTGCGGCCCTGGACCACGTCGCGGATGTCGCGCTCCAGGCTGTCCAGTACGGCGATCGACTCACGGGCCCGCTCGGCGATCGTGAAGGCCATCCCGGTCGGCCGGATCCCGTGCGCCTCGCGCTCGAACAGCGGTGTGCCCACCGCGCGTTCCAGGGCGGCGATCTGTTGGGACACGGCGGAGGCCGTGTATCCGGTGCGGCGTGCGGCGCGGGCGAACGATCCGGTGACCACCACCTCGACGAGCGTGCGCAGATGCAGGGGGTTGAGCATCACATTTCCTTGGCCTGGCTCGAACGGGGGTTGAGCATCAGAGTTCCTTGCCCTGGCTCGAAAGAGGTCGCGGTCTGGCGGATCTTGGCACCTGTGGTGCCGGCCACGACGCTGATGGAGCACGTCGACCGAATCGATCGTTGGCTCTCGAGGAGTGCTTCGCCATGTCGGATGTCCTGTCGCTGATGGATCAGTGGGGGCCGGAGAAGGTCGTCTCCGTGTCACACACCCGAACCGGTATGAAGGGCGTGTTGGTCATCGACAACACCGCCCGTGGGATGGGCAAGGGCGGTACCCGGATGTCCCCCACGGTGACCACCGGCGAAGTGGCCCGGTTGGCCCGGGTGATGACGTGGAAGTGGGCCGCGGTGGACCTCTTCTACGGGGGCGCCAAGGCCGGGATCGTCGGCGATCCCACCGGTCGGGACAAGGAGGCCGTACTGCGGGCGTTCGCCCGGGCGTTGTCGAACGAGGTGCCCGCCGAGTACGTGTTCGGCCTGGACATGGGGCTGACCGAGGACGACGCCGCGATCATCCAGGACGAACTGGGCGACCGCGGGGCCGCGGTGGGCACGGACGCCGTATTGGGCGGGGTGCCCTACGACCGGCTCGGGGTGACCGGGTACGGGGTCGCGGAGGTGGCCGACGCGTTGGCCGCGCGCATCGGCCTGACCCTGGACGGGGCGCGGGTGGTGGTCCAGGGGTTGGGCGCGGTCGGTTCGGCCGCGGTGCGCCGGTTCGCCGAGCTGGGTGCGACGGTGGTCGCGGTCTCCTCCGTGCACGGGGCGTTGTGCGACCCGGCCGGTCTGGACGTCGAGCGCCTGTTGCGCCTGCACGCGGAGTTCGGCGATCTCGCGGTCAAGGAGTACGCCGGCGGGGTGGTGCAGGCATTGGGCTCCGAACTGGTCGTGCCGGCGGAGGTGTTGGTCCCGGCGGCGCTGCAGGACGTGATCGACGAGGGGGTGGCCGGTCGGATCACCGCCCGATTGGTGGTGGAGGGCGCCAATTTGCCCACCTCGCCGGCCGCGCAGCGCGTCCTCGCGGAGCGCGGGGTCGTGGTGGTGCCCGACTTCATCGCGAACGCGGGTGGCGTGGTGGCCGCCGGGTTCGCGATGGACGCGCGGTATTCCGCGTTCCGGCCCGACGCGGAGGTGATCCGGGCGAGCGTGTCCACGAAGTTGCGGGAGAACGCGGTTCGGGTGCACGAGGAGAGCGCGCGTCGTGGGGTCACGTCGCACGAGGCCGCTCGCGCGTTGGCGCAGGAGCGGGTCCTGGCGGCGATGCGGCTGAAGGGACGGGTGGCCTCCTGACCGTTGCGTCGCGGCGCGAACTCCGGGCCCGGGGTCACCCGTCCGCGGGCGCGGCGGCTCCGCGCGACGCCGCCGGCGAGGTTCCCGGGAGGTCATCGGGTTCAGGTGTGGGTGTCCAGGGACAGCGGCATCTGGCAGAAGGTCTCGATCTCCTCCTGGAGTTCGCGCACCCGCGTCTCGCGCACGCGCATCGGCCGACGCAGGCGCTCGTGCACCAGCATGACGAGGGAGCGCAATCCGTCGACGCGCCAGGACGGTTCGATGCGCAGCACGGGGCGTAGCGCCTCGGTGGTCGCGTCGATCTCGTCCAGGTTCGCGTAGGCGAGTGCGATGGACACCCGGGCGATCATCTCGTCGGCGCTCGAATAGCGTTCGGGCGTGATCGAGGCGTACATGCCGAGCGCGGTCTCGCCGCATTCGATCGCGCGGCGTTCGGCGCCGGGGATGAACACCCGGGTCAGTGCCTCGTAGGCGCTTTGTTCGG from the Embleya scabrispora genome contains:
- a CDS encoding carboxylate-amine ligase; the protein is MLKLGIEEEFHVVDLTTKQVVPSARGLLDRLPIGAFVGDRDTASTIRLVGSAHHELGDLRGELVALRGILVQRAAGLHLGALASGTAPLPGRDEPAAAEPTGGRLTCGMFVRVEAEDDEVAARAIAWIMPHVPTLLALSSSSPYWAGRDTGHASWRRHRLDASAPAQAVGGAGASPRKAFHPPLRLSPHAPMLELRVCDAIADVEATVAIAALFRALYRHASRAVVAHRTPPAGSPTIARQAMRHAARSGLAHDLIDPVAAVTRPAATVVRALVAEMAPYLRETDDLDRVETAIERVLTEGTGAARQRGAARAGGPSAAVDRELARTMACVAVTDTAPAPTARLTAHG
- a CDS encoding endo-1,3-alpha-glucanase family glycosylhydrolase — encoded protein: MRFRSLKFVLPAFLLVGGAVTFGVASGNSDNSKATVPTTENAYVSQVAPARTHDSQTWLSVCPETCEGVARSERRAFLRFTVAGVPAGARDVRLDLDLYSARTTDTSVQVHKVTGSWSAKTLTWNRQPAFGDEVGSRDGFAAGQVGSIDVSSAFTGNGSYAFALTAAKGAQGVFQSTRAGAAQAPRLSVRWTDPSTPTTGALPFEMPSTAALRASEKKVYAHYFTPYPASLDNKEPNQDYYQRNYLDPAGESGKHAAYGGLLRDRPVPRAPLSGDWQLADMRREIRDATAAGVDGFTVDVLNTTGAHWSRLKTLIKAAESTDPGFTIVPMPDMTSLKDVTPAGLATAMADLASSASVRRLADGRVVISPFKAEQQTPQWWGQFITAMEKSHRIEVALVPVFLNFSANADKYASVSYGFSSWGNRSPNRQGNIRSDIAKAHSLGKIWMQPVAVQDERPNQGIYDEANNTENLRVSWDNTISGGADWVQLTTWNDYSEGTQFAPSANSGHTWVDISDYYLVRLKTGAWPAITRDTAYLTHRVQFAAARPTGGQTKLMTPRAGTNPPRDSVEVLTFLVAPATVNATIGGAGQSYQAAAGVQARLFPLAYGTNSASIARGAATVATVSSAHVVRKDFAAQDLGYRGTSSGRPDAG
- a CDS encoding LysR family transcriptional regulator; protein product: MLNPLHLRTLVEVVVTGSFARAARRTGYTASAVSQQIAALERAVGTPLFEREAHGIRPTGMAFTIAERARESIAVLDSLERDIRDVVQGRSGRLRLGTFPTAGERLVPSAVAELTRSHPGAEILLDEAEPDDLLPQVQKGDLDLTLVFAYDLVPRVWPVELTAFPLIEETLVVLVPTGHHALRHADGIDLAALADERWVASRPGTAGATSLFRICAAHMFAPRVAFRSNDYDVVQGLVAAGAGVAIVPGLAYQPREGMVAVPLAQTPSHRRVSALYRTANHNPLLKAALDAFVLAGRGLEGPFVRADESIRSAPGEDEAPTTELEEAV
- a CDS encoding Glu/Leu/Phe/Val family dehydrogenase, with the protein product MSDVLSLMDQWGPEKVVSVSHTRTGMKGVLVIDNTARGMGKGGTRMSPTVTTGEVARLARVMTWKWAAVDLFYGGAKAGIVGDPTGRDKEAVLRAFARALSNEVPAEYVFGLDMGLTEDDAAIIQDELGDRGAAVGTDAVLGGVPYDRLGVTGYGVAEVADALAARIGLTLDGARVVVQGLGAVGSAAVRRFAELGATVVAVSSVHGALCDPAGLDVERLLRLHAEFGDLAVKEYAGGVVQALGSELVVPAEVLVPAALQDVIDEGVAGRITARLVVEGANLPTSPAAQRVLAERGVVVVPDFIANAGGVVAAGFAMDARYSAFRPDAEVIRASVSTKLRENAVRVHEESARRGVTSHEAARALAQERVLAAMRLKGRVAS